In Microcoleus sp. FACHB-831, the genomic window TTGGTCATGCATAGTAAAGATCCAATCTTGGTCGCAAGGCTATATTTTCAGCTTTACCCGAGTGAAAAGTCACCTCTCGATAGGGAGCCTCGGTTTTTAGTTTCATCATAAATCCATAATTAACTCCTGTATCAAGGCAACTCTGCACTAAAAATGTAATATCAATGTCCTCGTAGTTCTGATCGGGAGAGCGGCTTGCAGGTACAAGGATTTCGTTGTCGAGAGCAGTTCTAGGTTGTGTTGCCCAGGTTACATTGTCTTGACTCCACAAAGACAGAATTGGTGATAACAACCACTCATTAGAGCCACTTAATTGAGAATGTCCTAGTCGTTCCGAATTGTATATTCCCTGTCCATACATAGGAATGGTAGTCTCTGCAAAAAGAAACAATCTTGCAGATAGCAATTTATACTCCTTGGGTACAGAAGGAATATCAAATTTAAGAAGACCTCTTATTAAGTTAGTTTGCCCACTAATTGTCCAGGCTC contains:
- a CDS encoding DNRLRE domain-containing protein; this translates as MTQNPDRPKEFDAVLGGQAPEPDGNAAVLGGLEGVKRRLASASVEQFFAQLKEAIEYGAPGLDLVIQALKDEAKQVRWAAYSLLCERSGQTPQTLAVDGYEQFLGLLLRLAPVADTYISSYASDRNYGDDRAKLSTGAWTISGQTNLIRGLLKFDIPSVPKEYKLLSARLFLFAETTIPMYGQGIYNSERLGHSQLSGSNEWLLSPILSLWSQDNVTWATQPRTALDNEILVPASRSPDQNYEDIDITFLVQSCLDTGVNYGFMMKLKTEAPYREVTFHSGKAENIALRPRLDLYYA